A genomic segment from Polyangium mundeleinium encodes:
- a CDS encoding tetratricopeptide repeat protein, translating into MMSGKPGAWIVRSFVALGVVLVASGAHAGDPADEARANALFQEARAAFIAGDYATACPKYEEVVRLRPGLGARIGLGDCYRKMGRLARAWETYRTIVDDAARIASTSKSFSEKSTAQKRGDEAKTRMGEIEPRLGWITVAVPEAVLALPNVVVTLDGVPLAREVFGKRLPAERGEHVVDASAPGKKSWEKSLAIAEGAELTVAVQALEDEAAPKPEPKTTPETKGQEPPKGTNTAATQDLPGPRGPREPDRIPEAPKESFFSPQRVIGLGLGIAGLGAGAVGTYFGLRAMEKRDESEVDGHCAGNTCNELGYDARRDAYQSGNISTGLFIAGGVAFAGGLALFLTAPKRTKTQTTAILVGPSSFLWTGQF; encoded by the coding sequence ATGATGAGCGGAAAACCCGGCGCGTGGATCGTTCGTTCGTTCGTCGCGCTCGGGGTCGTCCTCGTCGCGTCGGGCGCACACGCGGGAGACCCGGCCGACGAGGCACGGGCGAATGCGCTGTTCCAGGAGGCGCGCGCGGCGTTCATCGCGGGGGACTACGCGACGGCGTGTCCGAAATACGAGGAGGTCGTGCGGCTGCGCCCCGGCCTCGGCGCCCGCATCGGCCTCGGCGATTGTTATCGGAAAATGGGCCGGCTCGCGCGGGCGTGGGAGACGTACCGCACCATCGTGGACGACGCGGCGCGCATCGCCTCGACGTCGAAGAGTTTCAGCGAGAAATCGACGGCGCAGAAGCGCGGTGACGAGGCGAAAACGCGGATGGGCGAGATCGAGCCGCGGCTCGGCTGGATCACGGTCGCCGTGCCCGAGGCGGTGCTCGCCTTGCCGAACGTCGTCGTCACCCTGGACGGGGTCCCGCTCGCGCGCGAGGTGTTCGGGAAGCGATTGCCGGCCGAGCGTGGCGAGCACGTGGTCGACGCCAGCGCGCCTGGGAAAAAGTCCTGGGAGAAGAGCCTGGCCATTGCCGAAGGCGCGGAGCTCACGGTCGCGGTGCAGGCGCTCGAAGATGAAGCCGCGCCGAAACCCGAGCCGAAAACGACCCCGGAGACGAAGGGGCAGGAGCCGCCCAAGGGGACGAATACGGCGGCGACGCAGGATCTCCCCGGACCGCGGGGGCCCCGCGAGCCCGACCGCATTCCGGAGGCCCCGAAGGAGAGCTTTTTCAGCCCCCAGCGCGTCATCGGCCTCGGGCTCGGGATCGCGGGGCTCGGCGCGGGCGCCGTGGGCACGTATTTCGGGCTCCGCGCCATGGAGAAGCGCGACGAGAGCGAGGTGGACGGACATTGCGCCGGCAACACCTGCAACGAGCTCGGCTACGACGCGCGTCGAGATGCTTATCAGTCCGGCAACATCTCCACGGGGCTCTTCATCGCGGGCGGCGTCGCGTTCGCTGGCGGCCTCGCGCTCTTCTTGACGGCGCCGAAGCGCACGAAGACGCAGACGACGGCGATCCTCGTGGGTCCTTCTTCTTTTCTTTGGACGGGGCAGTTCTAG